Proteins from one Choloepus didactylus isolate mChoDid1 chromosome 4, mChoDid1.pri, whole genome shotgun sequence genomic window:
- the LOC119533111 gene encoding tubulin epsilon and delta complex protein 1-like isoform X2: MGRQRRRVDRAAGAGSGTLPEAIAALSRALPCGPSPETFRRAKFDRPEAAPALWQLLFRVLSPVSEAGATAPPAPEAQARLVKAALRSEGYPRPALAQLPEDGSRGSRELLLALSWLLARRPLLERLLARTRVRLGDEVAVCECLGVSTGCLGTEPDPCPLQCEDLAFGRANTGLPALGLGSELHVDIRHVQWLMGKLRFQWRNLVSTQQEQCALLSKAGSLGGWDMGSLLLSPAASRPAWVHTVSDPLVHMGLPQRPEPWPPVCHRDGGAQGPRGQPAAAAGARAGKRTPSSHCGVAAPGAGLLAVDGPRPEPGSCVELCTAGLAGDRGTGAGGPAVGLGPRQGPGPAPWALPAGEE, encoded by the exons ATGGGGCGCCAGCGGCGGCGGGTGGACCGAGCAGCCGGGGCCGGGTCGGGGACCCTGCCCGAGGCCATCGCCGCGCTGAGTCGAGCGCTGCCCTGCGGGCCCAGCCCCGAGACCTTCCGCCGTGCCAAGTTCGACCGCCCGGAGGCG GCCCCCGCGCTCTGGCAGCTGCTCTTCCGGGTGCTCTCCCCGGTCTCGGAGGCCGGCGCGACGGCCCCTCCGGCCCCTG AGGCCCAAGCCCGCTTGGTGAAGGCCGCGCTGCGCTCCGAGGGCTACCCGCGGCCGGCGCTGGCCCAGCTCCCCGAGGACGGCTCCCGGGGCAGCCGTGAGCTGCTGCTGGCCCTGTCCTGGCTGCTGGCCCGCCGGCCTCTGCTTGAGCGACTGCTGGCCCGGACCCGAGTGCGGCTGGGTGATGAGGTGGCCGTGTGCGAG TGCCTTGGGGTGTCCACTGGGTGTTTGGGAACAGAGCCTGATCCTTGTCCCCTCCAGTGTGAGGACCTGGCCTTTGGCAGGGCCAACACTGGCCTGCCTGCTCTGGGCTTGGGATCTGAGCTCCATGTGGACATCCGCCATGTGCAGTGGTTGATGGGAAAGCTACGGTTCCAGTGGCGAAACCTGGTGTCCACCCAGCAGGAGCAGTGTGCCCTCCTCAGCAAG GCAGGTAGCCTTGGAGGATGGGACATGGGGTCGCTGCTGCTGTCTCCCGCTGCCTCCCGCCCAGCCTGGGTCCACACTGTTTCAGATCCACTTGTACACATGGGGCTGCCACAGCGACCAGAGCCTTGGCCACCTGTCTGCCACCGAGACGGAGGTGCTCAGGGACCCCGAGGGCAGCCAGCAG CTGCTGCAGGTGCTAGAGCAGGAAAACGCACACCTAGCAGCCACTGTGGAGTGGCGGCGCCGGGAGCTGGTCTTCTGGCAGTGGATG GTCCGAGGCCAGAGCCGGGATCCTGCGTGGAGCTCTGCACTGCGGGCCTTGCAGGAGACCGTGGGACAGGAGCTGGCGGCCCTGCGGTGGGCCTGGGACCAAGGCAGGGACCCGGCCCAGCCCCATGGGCTCTACCGGCTGGTGAGGAGTGA
- the LOC119533111 gene encoding tubulin epsilon and delta complex protein 1-like isoform X1 produces the protein MGRQRRRVDRAAGAGSGTLPEAIAALSRALPCGPSPETFRRAKFDRPEAAPALWQLLFRVLSPVSEAGATAPPAPEAQARLVKAALRSEGYPRPALAQLPEDGSRGSRELLLALSWLLARRPLLERLLARTRVRLGDEVAVCECLGVSTGCLGTEPDPCPLQCEDLAFGRANTGLPALGLGSELHVDIRHVQWLMGKLRFQWRNLVSTQQEQCALLSKVALEDGTWGRCCCLPLPPAQPGSTLFQIHLYTWGCHSDQSLGHLSATETEVLRDPEGSQQLLQVLEQENAHLAATVEWRRRELVFWQWMVRGQSRDPAWSSALRALQETVGQELAALRWAWDQGRDPAQPHGLYRLVRSEPGAPAGRGLQAAEVIGALRSKEACLEAALRQLQGQCRRELARLMGALPGFVWISSPVR, from the exons ATGGGGCGCCAGCGGCGGCGGGTGGACCGAGCAGCCGGGGCCGGGTCGGGGACCCTGCCCGAGGCCATCGCCGCGCTGAGTCGAGCGCTGCCCTGCGGGCCCAGCCCCGAGACCTTCCGCCGTGCCAAGTTCGACCGCCCGGAGGCG GCCCCCGCGCTCTGGCAGCTGCTCTTCCGGGTGCTCTCCCCGGTCTCGGAGGCCGGCGCGACGGCCCCTCCGGCCCCTG AGGCCCAAGCCCGCTTGGTGAAGGCCGCGCTGCGCTCCGAGGGCTACCCGCGGCCGGCGCTGGCCCAGCTCCCCGAGGACGGCTCCCGGGGCAGCCGTGAGCTGCTGCTGGCCCTGTCCTGGCTGCTGGCCCGCCGGCCTCTGCTTGAGCGACTGCTGGCCCGGACCCGAGTGCGGCTGGGTGATGAGGTGGCCGTGTGCGAG TGCCTTGGGGTGTCCACTGGGTGTTTGGGAACAGAGCCTGATCCTTGTCCCCTCCAGTGTGAGGACCTGGCCTTTGGCAGGGCCAACACTGGCCTGCCTGCTCTGGGCTTGGGATCTGAGCTCCATGTGGACATCCGCCATGTGCAGTGGTTGATGGGAAAGCTACGGTTCCAGTGGCGAAACCTGGTGTCCACCCAGCAGGAGCAGTGTGCCCTCCTCAGCAAG GTAGCCTTGGAGGATGGGACATGGGGTCGCTGCTGCTGTCTCCCGCTGCCTCCCGCCCAGCCTGGGTCCACACTGTTTCAGATCCACTTGTACACATGGGGCTGCCACAGCGACCAGAGCCTTGGCCACCTGTCTGCCACCGAGACGGAGGTGCTCAGGGACCCCGAGGGCAGCCAGCAG CTGCTGCAGGTGCTAGAGCAGGAAAACGCACACCTAGCAGCCACTGTGGAGTGGCGGCGCCGGGAGCTGGTCTTCTGGCAGTGGATG GTCCGAGGCCAGAGCCGGGATCCTGCGTGGAGCTCTGCACTGCGGGCCTTGCAGGAGACCGTGGGACAGGAGCTGGCGGCCCTGCGGTGGGCCTGGGACCAAGGCAGGGACCCGGCCCAGCCCCATGGGCTCTACCGGCTGGTGAGGAGTGAGCCGGGGGCACCAGCGGGCCGGGGCCTGCAGGCTGCCGAGGTGATCGGGGCGCTGAGGAGCAAGGAGGCCTGCCTGGAAGCAGCACTGCGGCAGCTGCAGGGACAGTGTCGGCGGGAGCTGGCCAGGCTGATGGGGGCCCTGCCGGGCTTTGTCTGGATCTCGTCGCCTGTACGCTGA
- the LOC119533111 gene encoding tubulin epsilon and delta complex protein 1-like isoform X4 has product MGRQRRRVDRAAGAGSGTLPEAIAALSRALPCGPSPETFRRAKFDRPEAAPALWQLLFRVLSPVSEAGATAPPAPEAQARLVKAALRSEGYPRPALAQLPEDGSRGSRELLLALSWLLARRPLLERLLARTRVRLGDEVAVCECEDLAFGRANTGLPALGLGSELHVDIRHVQWLMGKLRFQWRNLVSTQQEQCALLSKVALEDGTWGRCCCLPLPPAQPGSTLFQIHLYTWGCHSDQSLGHLSATETEVLRDPEGSQQLLQVLEQENAHLAATVEWRRRELVFWQWMDTVLDTCPQQAPDAGSQPVFLPKIPDHRAGQWELVAGEMQALEEELRAAAEPRRAAWEAQVRGQSRDPAWSSALRALQETVGQELAALRWAWDQGRDPAQPHGLYRLVRSEPGAPAGRGLQAAEVIGALRSKEACLEAALRQLQGQCRRELARLMGALPGFVWISSPVR; this is encoded by the exons ATGGGGCGCCAGCGGCGGCGGGTGGACCGAGCAGCCGGGGCCGGGTCGGGGACCCTGCCCGAGGCCATCGCCGCGCTGAGTCGAGCGCTGCCCTGCGGGCCCAGCCCCGAGACCTTCCGCCGTGCCAAGTTCGACCGCCCGGAGGCG GCCCCCGCGCTCTGGCAGCTGCTCTTCCGGGTGCTCTCCCCGGTCTCGGAGGCCGGCGCGACGGCCCCTCCGGCCCCTG AGGCCCAAGCCCGCTTGGTGAAGGCCGCGCTGCGCTCCGAGGGCTACCCGCGGCCGGCGCTGGCCCAGCTCCCCGAGGACGGCTCCCGGGGCAGCCGTGAGCTGCTGCTGGCCCTGTCCTGGCTGCTGGCCCGCCGGCCTCTGCTTGAGCGACTGCTGGCCCGGACCCGAGTGCGGCTGGGTGATGAGGTGGCCGTGTGCGAG TGTGAGGACCTGGCCTTTGGCAGGGCCAACACTGGCCTGCCTGCTCTGGGCTTGGGATCTGAGCTCCATGTGGACATCCGCCATGTGCAGTGGTTGATGGGAAAGCTACGGTTCCAGTGGCGAAACCTGGTGTCCACCCAGCAGGAGCAGTGTGCCCTCCTCAGCAAG GTAGCCTTGGAGGATGGGACATGGGGTCGCTGCTGCTGTCTCCCGCTGCCTCCCGCCCAGCCTGGGTCCACACTGTTTCAGATCCACTTGTACACATGGGGCTGCCACAGCGACCAGAGCCTTGGCCACCTGTCTGCCACCGAGACGGAGGTGCTCAGGGACCCCGAGGGCAGCCAGCAG CTGCTGCAGGTGCTAGAGCAGGAAAACGCACACCTAGCAGCCACTGTGGAGTGGCGGCGCCGGGAGCTGGTCTTCTGGCAGTGGATG GACACAGTCCTGGACACCTGCCCCCAACAGGCCCCTGACGCTGGCTCTCAGCCCGTGTTTCTGCCCAAGATCCCTGACCACAGGGCCGGGCAGTGGGAGCTGGTGGCAGGGGAGATGCAGGcccttgaagaggagctgcgggcAGCCGCAGAGCCCCGACGGGCAGCATGGGAGGCTCAG GTCCGAGGCCAGAGCCGGGATCCTGCGTGGAGCTCTGCACTGCGGGCCTTGCAGGAGACCGTGGGACAGGAGCTGGCGGCCCTGCGGTGGGCCTGGGACCAAGGCAGGGACCCGGCCCAGCCCCATGGGCTCTACCGGCTGGTGAGGAGTGAGCCGGGGGCACCAGCGGGCCGGGGCCTGCAGGCTGCCGAGGTGATCGGGGCGCTGAGGAGCAAGGAGGCCTGCCTGGAAGCAGCACTGCGGCAGCTGCAGGGACAGTGTCGGCGGGAGCTGGCCAGGCTGATGGGGGCCCTGCCGGGCTTTGTCTGGATCTCGTCGCCTGTACGCTGA
- the LOC119533111 gene encoding tubulin epsilon and delta complex protein 1-like isoform X7: MGRQRRRVDRAAGAGSGTLPEAIAALSRALPCGPSPETFRRAKFDRPEAAPALWQLLFRVLSPVSEAGATAPPAPEAQARLVKAALRSEGYPRPALAQLPEDGSRGSRELLLALSWLLARRPLLERLLARTRVRLGDEVAVCECEDLAFGRANTGLPALGLGSELHVDIRHVQWLMGKLRFQWRNLVSTQQEQCALLSKIHLYTWGCHSDQSLGHLSATETEVLRDPEGSQQLLQVLEQENAHLAATVEWRRRELVFWQWMDTVLDTCPQQAPDAGSQPVFLPKIPDHRAGQWELVAGEMQALEEELRAAAEPRRAAWEAQVRGQSRDPAWSSALRALQETVGQELAALRWAWDQGRDPAQPHGLYRLVRSEPGAPAGRGLQAAEVIGALRSKEACLEAALRQLQGQCRRELARLMGALPGFVWISSPVR; encoded by the exons ATGGGGCGCCAGCGGCGGCGGGTGGACCGAGCAGCCGGGGCCGGGTCGGGGACCCTGCCCGAGGCCATCGCCGCGCTGAGTCGAGCGCTGCCCTGCGGGCCCAGCCCCGAGACCTTCCGCCGTGCCAAGTTCGACCGCCCGGAGGCG GCCCCCGCGCTCTGGCAGCTGCTCTTCCGGGTGCTCTCCCCGGTCTCGGAGGCCGGCGCGACGGCCCCTCCGGCCCCTG AGGCCCAAGCCCGCTTGGTGAAGGCCGCGCTGCGCTCCGAGGGCTACCCGCGGCCGGCGCTGGCCCAGCTCCCCGAGGACGGCTCCCGGGGCAGCCGTGAGCTGCTGCTGGCCCTGTCCTGGCTGCTGGCCCGCCGGCCTCTGCTTGAGCGACTGCTGGCCCGGACCCGAGTGCGGCTGGGTGATGAGGTGGCCGTGTGCGAG TGTGAGGACCTGGCCTTTGGCAGGGCCAACACTGGCCTGCCTGCTCTGGGCTTGGGATCTGAGCTCCATGTGGACATCCGCCATGTGCAGTGGTTGATGGGAAAGCTACGGTTCCAGTGGCGAAACCTGGTGTCCACCCAGCAGGAGCAGTGTGCCCTCCTCAGCAAG ATCCACTTGTACACATGGGGCTGCCACAGCGACCAGAGCCTTGGCCACCTGTCTGCCACCGAGACGGAGGTGCTCAGGGACCCCGAGGGCAGCCAGCAG CTGCTGCAGGTGCTAGAGCAGGAAAACGCACACCTAGCAGCCACTGTGGAGTGGCGGCGCCGGGAGCTGGTCTTCTGGCAGTGGATG GACACAGTCCTGGACACCTGCCCCCAACAGGCCCCTGACGCTGGCTCTCAGCCCGTGTTTCTGCCCAAGATCCCTGACCACAGGGCCGGGCAGTGGGAGCTGGTGGCAGGGGAGATGCAGGcccttgaagaggagctgcgggcAGCCGCAGAGCCCCGACGGGCAGCATGGGAGGCTCAG GTCCGAGGCCAGAGCCGGGATCCTGCGTGGAGCTCTGCACTGCGGGCCTTGCAGGAGACCGTGGGACAGGAGCTGGCGGCCCTGCGGTGGGCCTGGGACCAAGGCAGGGACCCGGCCCAGCCCCATGGGCTCTACCGGCTGGTGAGGAGTGAGCCGGGGGCACCAGCGGGCCGGGGCCTGCAGGCTGCCGAGGTGATCGGGGCGCTGAGGAGCAAGGAGGCCTGCCTGGAAGCAGCACTGCGGCAGCTGCAGGGACAGTGTCGGCGGGAGCTGGCCAGGCTGATGGGGGCCCTGCCGGGCTTTGTCTGGATCTCGTCGCCTGTACGCTGA
- the LOC119533111 gene encoding tubulin epsilon and delta complex protein 1-like isoform X5: protein MGRQRRRVDRAAGAGSGTLPEAIAALSRALPCGPSPETFRRAKFDRPEAAPALWQLLFRVLSPVSEAGATAPPAPEAQARLVKAALRSEGYPRPALAQLPEDGSRGSRELLLALSWLLARRPLLERLLARTRVRLGDEVAVCECLGVSTGCLGTEPDPCPLQCEDLAFGRANTGLPALGLGSELHVDIRHVQWLMGKLRFQWRNLVSTQQEQCALLSKVALEDGTWGRCCCLPLPPAQPGSTLFQIHLYTWGCHSDQSLGHLSATETEVLRDPEGSQQLLQVLEQENAHLAATVEWRRRELVFWQWMIPDHRAGQWELVAGEMQALEEELRAAAEPRRAAWEAQVRGQSRDPAWSSALRALQETVGQELAALRWAWDQGRDPAQPHGLYRLVRSEPGAPAGRGLQAAEVIGALRSKEACLEAALRQLQGQCRRELARLMGALPGFVWISSPVR from the exons ATGGGGCGCCAGCGGCGGCGGGTGGACCGAGCAGCCGGGGCCGGGTCGGGGACCCTGCCCGAGGCCATCGCCGCGCTGAGTCGAGCGCTGCCCTGCGGGCCCAGCCCCGAGACCTTCCGCCGTGCCAAGTTCGACCGCCCGGAGGCG GCCCCCGCGCTCTGGCAGCTGCTCTTCCGGGTGCTCTCCCCGGTCTCGGAGGCCGGCGCGACGGCCCCTCCGGCCCCTG AGGCCCAAGCCCGCTTGGTGAAGGCCGCGCTGCGCTCCGAGGGCTACCCGCGGCCGGCGCTGGCCCAGCTCCCCGAGGACGGCTCCCGGGGCAGCCGTGAGCTGCTGCTGGCCCTGTCCTGGCTGCTGGCCCGCCGGCCTCTGCTTGAGCGACTGCTGGCCCGGACCCGAGTGCGGCTGGGTGATGAGGTGGCCGTGTGCGAG TGCCTTGGGGTGTCCACTGGGTGTTTGGGAACAGAGCCTGATCCTTGTCCCCTCCAGTGTGAGGACCTGGCCTTTGGCAGGGCCAACACTGGCCTGCCTGCTCTGGGCTTGGGATCTGAGCTCCATGTGGACATCCGCCATGTGCAGTGGTTGATGGGAAAGCTACGGTTCCAGTGGCGAAACCTGGTGTCCACCCAGCAGGAGCAGTGTGCCCTCCTCAGCAAG GTAGCCTTGGAGGATGGGACATGGGGTCGCTGCTGCTGTCTCCCGCTGCCTCCCGCCCAGCCTGGGTCCACACTGTTTCAGATCCACTTGTACACATGGGGCTGCCACAGCGACCAGAGCCTTGGCCACCTGTCTGCCACCGAGACGGAGGTGCTCAGGGACCCCGAGGGCAGCCAGCAG CTGCTGCAGGTGCTAGAGCAGGAAAACGCACACCTAGCAGCCACTGTGGAGTGGCGGCGCCGGGAGCTGGTCTTCTGGCAGTGGATG ATCCCTGACCACAGGGCCGGGCAGTGGGAGCTGGTGGCAGGGGAGATGCAGGcccttgaagaggagctgcgggcAGCCGCAGAGCCCCGACGGGCAGCATGGGAGGCTCAG GTCCGAGGCCAGAGCCGGGATCCTGCGTGGAGCTCTGCACTGCGGGCCTTGCAGGAGACCGTGGGACAGGAGCTGGCGGCCCTGCGGTGGGCCTGGGACCAAGGCAGGGACCCGGCCCAGCCCCATGGGCTCTACCGGCTGGTGAGGAGTGAGCCGGGGGCACCAGCGGGCCGGGGCCTGCAGGCTGCCGAGGTGATCGGGGCGCTGAGGAGCAAGGAGGCCTGCCTGGAAGCAGCACTGCGGCAGCTGCAGGGACAGTGTCGGCGGGAGCTGGCCAGGCTGATGGGGGCCCTGCCGGGCTTTGTCTGGATCTCGTCGCCTGTACGCTGA
- the LOC119533111 gene encoding tubulin epsilon and delta complex protein 1-like isoform X3 — translation MGRQRRRVDRAAGAGSGTLPEAIAALSRALPCGPSPETFRRAKFDRPEAAPALWQLLFRVLSPVSEAGATAPPAPEAQARLVKAALRSEGYPRPALAQLPEDGSRGSRELLLALSWLLARRPLLERLLARTRVRLGDEVAVCECLGVSTGCLGTEPDPCPLQCEDLAFGRANTGLPALGLGSELHVDIRHVQWLMGKLRFQWRNLVSTQQEQCALLSKVALEDGTWGRCCCLPLPPAQPGSTLFQIHLYTWGCHSDQSLGHLSATETEVLRDPEGSQQLLQVLEQENAHLAATVEWRRRELVFWQWMDTVLDTCPQQAPDAGSQPVFLPKIPDHRAGQWELVAGEMQALEEELRAAAEPRRAAWEAQVRGQSRDPAWSSALRALQETVGQELAALRWAWDQGRDPAQPHGLYRLVRSEPGAPAGRGLQAAEVIGALRSKEACLEAALRQLQGQCRRELARLMGALPGFVWISSPVR, via the exons ATGGGGCGCCAGCGGCGGCGGGTGGACCGAGCAGCCGGGGCCGGGTCGGGGACCCTGCCCGAGGCCATCGCCGCGCTGAGTCGAGCGCTGCCCTGCGGGCCCAGCCCCGAGACCTTCCGCCGTGCCAAGTTCGACCGCCCGGAGGCG GCCCCCGCGCTCTGGCAGCTGCTCTTCCGGGTGCTCTCCCCGGTCTCGGAGGCCGGCGCGACGGCCCCTCCGGCCCCTG AGGCCCAAGCCCGCTTGGTGAAGGCCGCGCTGCGCTCCGAGGGCTACCCGCGGCCGGCGCTGGCCCAGCTCCCCGAGGACGGCTCCCGGGGCAGCCGTGAGCTGCTGCTGGCCCTGTCCTGGCTGCTGGCCCGCCGGCCTCTGCTTGAGCGACTGCTGGCCCGGACCCGAGTGCGGCTGGGTGATGAGGTGGCCGTGTGCGAG TGCCTTGGGGTGTCCACTGGGTGTTTGGGAACAGAGCCTGATCCTTGTCCCCTCCAGTGTGAGGACCTGGCCTTTGGCAGGGCCAACACTGGCCTGCCTGCTCTGGGCTTGGGATCTGAGCTCCATGTGGACATCCGCCATGTGCAGTGGTTGATGGGAAAGCTACGGTTCCAGTGGCGAAACCTGGTGTCCACCCAGCAGGAGCAGTGTGCCCTCCTCAGCAAG GTAGCCTTGGAGGATGGGACATGGGGTCGCTGCTGCTGTCTCCCGCTGCCTCCCGCCCAGCCTGGGTCCACACTGTTTCAGATCCACTTGTACACATGGGGCTGCCACAGCGACCAGAGCCTTGGCCACCTGTCTGCCACCGAGACGGAGGTGCTCAGGGACCCCGAGGGCAGCCAGCAG CTGCTGCAGGTGCTAGAGCAGGAAAACGCACACCTAGCAGCCACTGTGGAGTGGCGGCGCCGGGAGCTGGTCTTCTGGCAGTGGATG GACACAGTCCTGGACACCTGCCCCCAACAGGCCCCTGACGCTGGCTCTCAGCCCGTGTTTCTGCCCAAGATCCCTGACCACAGGGCCGGGCAGTGGGAGCTGGTGGCAGGGGAGATGCAGGcccttgaagaggagctgcgggcAGCCGCAGAGCCCCGACGGGCAGCATGGGAGGCTCAG GTCCGAGGCCAGAGCCGGGATCCTGCGTGGAGCTCTGCACTGCGGGCCTTGCAGGAGACCGTGGGACAGGAGCTGGCGGCCCTGCGGTGGGCCTGGGACCAAGGCAGGGACCCGGCCCAGCCCCATGGGCTCTACCGGCTGGTGAGGAGTGAGCCGGGGGCACCAGCGGGCCGGGGCCTGCAGGCTGCCGAGGTGATCGGGGCGCTGAGGAGCAAGGAGGCCTGCCTGGAAGCAGCACTGCGGCAGCTGCAGGGACAGTGTCGGCGGGAGCTGGCCAGGCTGATGGGGGCCCTGCCGGGCTTTGTCTGGATCTCGTCGCCTGTACGCTGA
- the LOC119533111 gene encoding tubulin epsilon and delta complex protein 1-like isoform X6 → MGRQRRRVDRAAGAGSGTLPEAIAALSRALPCGPSPETFRRAKFDRPEAAPALWQLLFRVLSPVSEAGATAPPAPEAQARLVKAALRSEGYPRPALAQLPEDGSRGSRELLLALSWLLARRPLLERLLARTRVRLGDEVAVCECLGVSTGCLGTEPDPCPLQCEDLAFGRANTGLPALGLGSELHVDIRHVQWLMGKLRFQWRNLVSTQQEQCALLSKIHLYTWGCHSDQSLGHLSATETEVLRDPEGSQQLLQVLEQENAHLAATVEWRRRELVFWQWMDTVLDTCPQQAPDAGSQPVFLPKIPDHRAGQWELVAGEMQALEEELRAAAEPRRAAWEAQVRGQSRDPAWSSALRALQETVGQELAALRWAWDQGRDPAQPHGLYRLVRSEPGAPAGRGLQAAEVIGALRSKEACLEAALRQLQGQCRRELARLMGALPGFVWISSPVR, encoded by the exons ATGGGGCGCCAGCGGCGGCGGGTGGACCGAGCAGCCGGGGCCGGGTCGGGGACCCTGCCCGAGGCCATCGCCGCGCTGAGTCGAGCGCTGCCCTGCGGGCCCAGCCCCGAGACCTTCCGCCGTGCCAAGTTCGACCGCCCGGAGGCG GCCCCCGCGCTCTGGCAGCTGCTCTTCCGGGTGCTCTCCCCGGTCTCGGAGGCCGGCGCGACGGCCCCTCCGGCCCCTG AGGCCCAAGCCCGCTTGGTGAAGGCCGCGCTGCGCTCCGAGGGCTACCCGCGGCCGGCGCTGGCCCAGCTCCCCGAGGACGGCTCCCGGGGCAGCCGTGAGCTGCTGCTGGCCCTGTCCTGGCTGCTGGCCCGCCGGCCTCTGCTTGAGCGACTGCTGGCCCGGACCCGAGTGCGGCTGGGTGATGAGGTGGCCGTGTGCGAG TGCCTTGGGGTGTCCACTGGGTGTTTGGGAACAGAGCCTGATCCTTGTCCCCTCCAGTGTGAGGACCTGGCCTTTGGCAGGGCCAACACTGGCCTGCCTGCTCTGGGCTTGGGATCTGAGCTCCATGTGGACATCCGCCATGTGCAGTGGTTGATGGGAAAGCTACGGTTCCAGTGGCGAAACCTGGTGTCCACCCAGCAGGAGCAGTGTGCCCTCCTCAGCAAG ATCCACTTGTACACATGGGGCTGCCACAGCGACCAGAGCCTTGGCCACCTGTCTGCCACCGAGACGGAGGTGCTCAGGGACCCCGAGGGCAGCCAGCAG CTGCTGCAGGTGCTAGAGCAGGAAAACGCACACCTAGCAGCCACTGTGGAGTGGCGGCGCCGGGAGCTGGTCTTCTGGCAGTGGATG GACACAGTCCTGGACACCTGCCCCCAACAGGCCCCTGACGCTGGCTCTCAGCCCGTGTTTCTGCCCAAGATCCCTGACCACAGGGCCGGGCAGTGGGAGCTGGTGGCAGGGGAGATGCAGGcccttgaagaggagctgcgggcAGCCGCAGAGCCCCGACGGGCAGCATGGGAGGCTCAG GTCCGAGGCCAGAGCCGGGATCCTGCGTGGAGCTCTGCACTGCGGGCCTTGCAGGAGACCGTGGGACAGGAGCTGGCGGCCCTGCGGTGGGCCTGGGACCAAGGCAGGGACCCGGCCCAGCCCCATGGGCTCTACCGGCTGGTGAGGAGTGAGCCGGGGGCACCAGCGGGCCGGGGCCTGCAGGCTGCCGAGGTGATCGGGGCGCTGAGGAGCAAGGAGGCCTGCCTGGAAGCAGCACTGCGGCAGCTGCAGGGACAGTGTCGGCGGGAGCTGGCCAGGCTGATGGGGGCCCTGCCGGGCTTTGTCTGGATCTCGTCGCCTGTACGCTGA